In the genome of Methanobrevibacter olleyae, one region contains:
- a CDS encoding 30S ribosomal protein S4: MGHPRKARKKYDTPPHPWNAERIKTENKLMSKYGLKNKKEIWKADTLVRKYSREARYLLGFSQDQVKVETEELLGNLKRSGILDENAQLENILDLTVEDILRRRLQTIVFQKGLARTAKEARMFVVHGHIALNSKKLNSPSYVVKRGEEEAIGFYRSSPVAKQIEEHNKAATQAGENQ, translated from the coding sequence ATGGGACATCCAAGAAAAGCAAGGAAAAAGTATGATACACCACCTCATCCTTGGAATGCAGAAAGAATTAAAACTGAAAATAAATTAATGTCTAAATATGGCTTAAAAAATAAAAAGGAAATTTGGAAAGCTGATACTTTAGTTAGAAAATACAGTAGGGAAGCAAGATACTTACTCGGGTTCTCTCAAGATCAAGTAAAAGTTGAAACTGAAGAATTATTAGGAAACTTGAAAAGATCAGGAATCCTTGATGAAAATGCCCAGTTAGAAAATATTCTTGATTTAACTGTTGAAGATATTTTAAGAAGAAGATTACAAACTATAGTTTTCCAAAAAGGTTTAGCTCGTACTGCTAAAGAAGCAAGAATGTTTGTTGTACATGGACATATTGCTTTAAACAGCAAAAAATTAAATTCTCCAAGTTATGTTGTAAAAAGAGGAGAAGAAGAAGCAATTGGTTTTTACCGCTCTTCTCCTGTAGCTAAACAGATTGAAGAACATAATAAAGCAGCTACTCAAGCTGGTGAAAATCAATAA
- a CDS encoding 30S ribosomal protein S13 encodes MEDDFKHLVRISRKDVDGNKKIEQALTEIKGVGLSLSRSICLTLGLNTEKQIGYVAEDDVAKIEAVLEDPKEYNIPDWMLNRRNDYATGDDLHLIESDLDMTLRDDLNRMKKTRSYKGRRHEVGLPVRGQRTKSTFRHSSTVGVSRRR; translated from the coding sequence ATGGAAGACGACTTTAAGCACTTAGTGCGTATATCCAGAAAGGATGTAGATGGTAATAAAAAAATCGAACAAGCTTTAACTGAAATTAAAGGTGTTGGATTATCCTTATCTAGATCTATCTGTCTTACCTTAGGTTTAAATACTGAAAAACAAATTGGTTACGTTGCTGAAGATGATGTTGCTAAAATCGAAGCAGTTTTAGAAGATCCTAAAGAATATAACATTCCTGATTGGATGTTAAACAGACGTAACGATTATGCTACTGGTGATGACCTTCATTTAATTGAATCTGACCTTGACATGACTTTAAGGGATGATTTAAACAGGATGAAAAAGACCAGAAGTTACAAAGGTAGAAGACACGAAGTTGGTTTACCAGTTAGAGGACAAAGAACTAAATCTACTTTCAGACACAGTTCTACTGTCGGTGTAAGTCGTAGAAGATAA